Proteins encoded together in one Buchnera aphidicola (Takecallis taiwana) window:
- the ribD gene encoding bifunctional diaminohydroxyphosphoribosylaminopyrimidine deaminase/5-amino-6-(5-phosphoribosylamino)uracil reductase RibD: MNSSLKNKIQFSEDVYYMKKTIQLAKRGKYTTAPNPNVGCIIIQKKKIVGIGWHQKAGENHAEVNAINMAGPLSKNGTAYISLEPCNHFGKTPPCCHLIIKSGITRVVIAMLDPNPKMSGKSVMYLKKNGIKVTVGILCKESKNINLGFLKRMETGLPWIQLKMAISMDGKIAMPNGNSKWITSKAARKDTHQLRALSAAILSTSSTILKDNPKLTARCNINKIFQKKYVQPKRIILDSKNRIQPTHQIIQENSSEVWLIRLYHDQKYWPNHVKQIILPKYKNYINLKKLLQFIGKQQINTVWIECGTSLCSNMIKLNLIDELILYIAPKMLGNLAKPLYFDTKNIHLNQVNKFIFTSIKHIGPDIRIKLKPKFTC, from the coding sequence ATGAATTCTTCATTAAAAAACAAAATACAATTTTCTGAAGATGTATATTACATGAAAAAAACAATTCAATTAGCAAAACGTGGAAAATATACTACTGCTCCTAATCCTAATGTAGGTTGTATTATTATTCAAAAAAAAAAAATTGTGGGTATAGGATGGCATCAAAAAGCAGGTGAAAACCATGCAGAAGTTAATGCTATTAATATGGCTGGTCCATTATCAAAAAATGGAACAGCATATATTTCACTAGAACCGTGTAATCATTTTGGAAAAACTCCTCCATGTTGTCATTTAATTATTAAATCCGGTATTACAAGAGTAGTGATAGCTATGTTAGATCCCAATCCAAAAATGTCTGGTAAAAGTGTCATGTACTTAAAAAAAAATGGTATAAAAGTCACAGTTGGAATTCTATGTAAAGAATCTAAAAATATAAATTTAGGATTCTTAAAACGCATGGAAACAGGGTTACCATGGATACAATTAAAAATGGCCATTTCTATGGATGGTAAAATTGCTATGCCAAATGGAAATAGCAAATGGATTACTAGTAAAGCTGCAAGAAAAGATACACATCAATTACGAGCGTTAAGTGCAGCAATTTTAAGTACTAGTAGTACGATTTTAAAAGATAATCCAAAATTGACCGCAAGATGTAATATTAATAAAATATTCCAAAAAAAATATGTACAACCAAAAAGAATTATTCTAGATAGTAAAAACCGTATACAACCTACTCACCAAATTATTCAAGAAAATAGTAGTGAAGTATGGTTAATAAGATTATATCATGACCAAAAATACTGGCCAAATCATGTTAAACAAATAATATTACCAAAATATAAAAATTATATTAATTTAAAAAAATTATTACAATTTATTGGTAAACAACAAATAAATACAGTATGGATAGAATGCGGTACAAGCTTATGTAGTAATATGATTAAGTTAAATTTAATAGATGAATTAATTTTATACATCGCTCCAAAAATGCTAGGAAACTTAGCAAAACCATTATATTTTGATACAAAAAATATTCACTTAAATCAAGTAAATAAATTTATTTTTACCAGTATAAAACATATTGGACCGGATATACGGATAAAATTAAAACCAAAATTTACATGTTAA
- a CDS encoding sulfurtransferase TusA family protein, which produces MLKKNIRHINEKHIILILSNDISTKWDIPLFCKFMKYQLISKKIIYLPYEFIIQKIYK; this is translated from the coding sequence ATGTTAAAAAAAAATATAAGACATATCAATGAAAAACATATAATATTAATCTTATCAAATGATATTTCTACAAAATGGGATATCCCATTATTCTGTAAATTTATGAAATATCAATTAATAAGTAAAAAAATTATTTATCTACCATATGAATTTATTATACAAAAAATATATAAATAA
- a CDS encoding YhgN family NAAT transporter — protein sequence MNAMISTTILLILIMDPLGNLPIVMSILKNLTPKRRIFVLLREMVIALGIMIFFLLAGEKTLAILDLKAETVSISGGIILFLIAIKMIFPDEQQTKKKNDLTEPFLVPLAIPLVAGPSLLATLMLLSHQYSNQILTLSISLLIAWSTTVIILVLSDVFLKFLGEKGVNALERLMGLILIMLSTQMFLDGITTWCKL from the coding sequence ATGAATGCAATGATTTCCACAACTATATTGTTAATATTAATTATGGATCCTTTAGGTAATTTACCTATTGTTATGTCTATTCTAAAAAACTTAACTCCTAAAAGACGTATCTTTGTACTATTACGAGAAATGGTTATTGCGCTAGGTATTATGATCTTCTTTTTACTGGCTGGAGAAAAAACATTAGCAATACTTGATTTAAAAGCAGAAACTGTATCTATTTCAGGTGGTATTATATTATTTCTTATTGCAATAAAAATGATTTTTCCAGATGAACAACAAACTAAAAAAAAAAATGATTTAACAGAACCGTTTTTAGTGCCATTAGCGATACCACTAGTAGCTGGACCATCGTTATTAGCAACACTTATGCTATTATCACATCAATATTCTAATCAAATATTAACATTATCAATATCATTACTTATTGCATGGAGTACTACTGTTATTATTCTTGTATTATCAGATGTATTTCTAAAATTTCTAGGTGAAAAAGGTGTAAACGCGTTAGAAAGATTAATGGGATTAATACTAATTATGTTATCTACACAAATGTTCTTAGATGGTATTACAACATGGTGTAAGTTATAA
- the leuS gene encoding leucine--tRNA ligase — translation MKKLYEPHIIEPIAQKYWEKNKTFKVIENKNKKKYYCLAMLPYPSGKLHMGHVRNYTISDVIARYQRMAGKNVLHPIGWDAFGLPAEEAAIINNTIPSKWTHDNIKDMKYQLKKLGFSYDWDREITTCNAQYYHWEQWFFKKLYKLNLIYKKTALVNWCKNDKTVLANEQVIDGKCWRCQTEIITKMIPQWFIKITNYAEKLLKDLTLLKKWPKKVLSMQRNWIGQQKGFEIILNIHKSTKKIKVYTTRLDLLFGITYIAISPLHNLATKELNKTEIEIFIKNNYTRNHNSNTEIKYIGKKTSNYAIHPITQDKIPIWITNYITLEYNINCILSCPAHNKHDWNFAKKYNITIKSVLLNTNDITKKNIKVPTEQGILCNSCEFNGLHSVLATKKIFALLQKMNIIKKKNIYRLQDWSISRQRYWGTPIPVAYYNNNTILIPDDKLPIQPPEINTISELKNINKIYKNWSKITINNLPMRKETDTFDTFLESAWYHIRYTDPKYDGMVNTKAANYWLPVDQYIGGIEHATMHLIYFRFFHKLLYELKLISCPEPAKKLLCQGMVLSDAFYYISNTGKKIWITPKNIKIIRNKYGKIEKILSNYKTDIIHAGMIKMSKSKNNGVDPEHMIQKYGADTIRLFIIFAAPVQSDIEWNESGVQGMYRFLQKIWTMVYNYLYNIKNNKKNKKQYTIEEITSNLNITIYKVSKNIKKRQSYNTAISEIMKLSKIIYNSHIKDDTNNITLKKILTTIIKMLYPFVPHFSFILWKKFSINTNIDDILWPKYNKKLIKNTNINLVFQINGKKKDILTIPKDSQQKKILEIIYKNQKTLHITHKKKIKKIIYIPNKIINLVI, via the coding sequence ATGAAAAAACTATATGAACCGCATATTATTGAACCTATTGCACAAAAATATTGGGAAAAAAATAAAACTTTTAAAGTAATTGAAAATAAAAATAAAAAAAAATATTATTGTCTAGCTATGTTACCTTACCCGTCTGGTAAATTACACATGGGACACGTACGTAATTATACTATTAGTGATGTAATTGCTAGATATCAACGTATGGCGGGAAAAAATGTATTACATCCAATTGGATGGGATGCATTTGGGTTACCAGCAGAAGAAGCAGCCATCATAAACAATACTATTCCATCTAAATGGACACATGATAATATTAAAGATATGAAATATCAACTAAAAAAGTTAGGATTTAGCTATGATTGGGATAGAGAAATTACTACTTGCAATGCACAATATTATCACTGGGAACAGTGGTTTTTTAAAAAATTATACAAATTAAATTTAATATATAAAAAAACTGCATTAGTAAATTGGTGTAAAAATGATAAAACAGTATTAGCAAATGAGCAAGTTATTGATGGAAAATGTTGGCGCTGTCAAACTGAAATTATTACAAAAATGATACCTCAATGGTTTATTAAAATTACTAACTATGCAGAAAAGTTATTAAAAGATTTAACATTACTAAAAAAATGGCCTAAAAAAGTGTTATCTATGCAAAGAAACTGGATTGGCCAACAAAAAGGATTTGAAATTATTCTTAATATACATAAATCAACAAAAAAAATTAAAGTTTATACTACTAGATTAGATTTATTATTTGGAATAACATACATTGCAATATCACCATTACATAATTTAGCAACAAAAGAATTAAATAAAACAGAAATAGAGATATTTATTAAAAATAATTATACAAGAAACCATAATTCTAATACAGAAATAAAGTATATTGGCAAAAAAACATCAAACTATGCCATTCATCCAATTACACAAGATAAAATTCCAATATGGATTACAAACTATATTACTTTAGAATACAATATTAATTGTATTTTATCATGCCCGGCTCATAATAAACATGATTGGAATTTTGCAAAAAAATATAATATTACAATAAAATCTGTGTTATTAAATACAAATGATATAACTAAAAAAAATATAAAAGTTCCTACAGAACAAGGTATACTATGTAATTCATGTGAATTTAATGGATTACATAGTGTATTAGCTACAAAAAAAATTTTCGCTTTATTACAAAAAATGAATATTATTAAAAAAAAGAATATATATCGTTTACAAGATTGGAGCATATCACGACAACGATACTGGGGAACACCTATTCCTGTCGCGTATTATAATAACAATACTATACTGATCCCGGATGATAAATTACCAATACAACCGCCTGAAATTAATACAATATCTGAATTAAAAAATATTAATAAAATTTATAAAAATTGGTCAAAAATTACTATTAATAACTTGCCGATGAGAAAAGAAACCGATACATTCGATACCTTTTTAGAATCTGCATGGTACCATATTAGATATACTGATCCTAAATATGACGGCATGGTTAATACAAAAGCAGCTAATTATTGGCTACCAGTTGATCAATATATCGGAGGTATTGAACATGCTACTATGCATTTAATATATTTTCGTTTTTTTCATAAATTACTGTATGAATTAAAATTAATCTCTTGTCCAGAACCAGCAAAAAAATTATTATGTCAAGGTATGGTATTATCTGATGCTTTTTACTATATTAGTAATACAGGTAAAAAAATATGGATAACACCTAAAAATATCAAAATAATTAGAAATAAATATGGTAAAATCGAAAAAATTCTTTCAAATTATAAAACAGATATTATACATGCTGGTATGATAAAAATGTCAAAATCTAAAAATAATGGAGTTGACCCTGAACACATGATCCAAAAATATGGAGCAGATACTATTAGATTGTTTATTATATTTGCAGCACCAGTTCAATCAGATATTGAATGGAATGAATCCGGAGTACAAGGAATGTATCGATTCCTACAAAAAATTTGGACCATGGTGTATAATTATTTATATAATATTAAAAATAATAAAAAAAATAAAAAACAATATACTATAGAAGAAATTACATCTAATTTGAATATAACAATTTACAAAGTATCAAAAAATATTAAAAAACGTCAATCATATAATACAGCAATTTCTGAAATCATGAAGTTATCAAAAATAATATATAATAGCCATATAAAAGATGATACTAACAACATAACTTTAAAAAAAATCTTAACAACAATTATAAAAATGTTATATCCATTTGTTCCACATTTTAGTTTCATATTATGGAAAAAATTCTCTATTAATACGAATATAGATGATATATTATGGCCGAAATATAATAAAAAATTAATCAAAAATACTAATATTAATTTAGTTTTTCAAATTAATGGCAAAAAAAAAGACATTTTAACCATTCCTAAAGATAGTCAACAAAAAAAAATATTAGAAATAATATATAAAAACCAAAAAACATTACATATTACACACAAAAAAAAAATAAAAAAAATTATATATATACCTAATAAAATTATTAATTTAGTAATATAA
- the mscS gene encoding small-conductance mechanosensitive channel MscS: MHECNIINNINYVSNWITLHQKTLFKYIVHIISAVIIMLTGIFTSKVISTALNKIFYNRKIDTTISDFLTIIVRYSIVTISTIIALSRLGVQTTSVIAILGAAGMAIGLALQGSLSNFAAGVLLIIFSPLRVGEYVVCKNISGTVLNIHVFYTTLKTLDGKIIVVPNGKITSNNIINYSREPCRRNEFIINVTNNANVDVVIKILKDVMYNEPRVLKNKDIIVGLNKLEPYSMNFIARCWSNTNILNAVYWDLMIQFKKALDENKILLPCKKLEININKKKNF; encoded by the coding sequence ATGCACGAATGTAATATAATTAATAATATTAATTATGTCAGCAACTGGATAACATTGCATCAGAAAACATTGTTCAAATATATTGTACACATTATATCAGCTGTCATTATTATGTTAACCGGTATTTTTACTTCTAAAGTTATTTCTACAGCATTGAATAAAATATTCTATAATAGAAAAATTGATACCACAATATCTGACTTTCTCACTATTATTGTACGATATAGTATTGTTACCATTAGTACAATCATTGCATTAAGTAGATTGGGTGTTCAAACAACATCAGTGATTGCGATTTTAGGTGCTGCGGGTATGGCAATTGGATTGGCATTACAAGGTTCACTATCTAATTTTGCAGCAGGAGTGTTATTAATTATCTTTAGTCCATTACGTGTTGGAGAATATGTTGTTTGTAAAAATATTTCTGGAACTGTACTCAATATACATGTTTTCTATACAACATTAAAAACATTAGATGGAAAAATAATCGTTGTTCCAAATGGCAAGATTACATCCAATAATATCATCAATTACTCCCGAGAACCATGCCGTAGAAACGAATTTATCATTAATGTTACAAATAATGCAAATGTTGATGTAGTAATTAAGATATTAAAAGATGTTATGTATAATGAACCACGAGTATTGAAAAATAAAGATATCATTGTTGGGTTAAACAAACTAGAACCATATTCTATGAATTTTATTGCACGCTGTTGGAGTAATACAAATATTTTAAATGCAGTATATTGGGATTTAATGATTCAATTCAAAAAAGCTTTGGATGAAAATAAAATTCTTCTACCCTGTAAAAAATTAGAAATTAATATTAATAAAAAAAAGAATTTTTAA
- the ribH gene encoding 6,7-dimethyl-8-ribityllumazine synthase produces the protein MNINIQPIQTNSVKSIDAGVTTKKSKIAILIPRFNNFINQNLLQGAIDTLHRIGKIQKKNITVIKVPGSYEIPIIANIVSSSLKYNGIIALGTIIKGETVHFDKLATDITAQISNISIKNNIPIALGILMTENIEQAIHRSGTKLGNKGIEAALTILEMINIIKILQEL, from the coding sequence ATGAATATAAATATACAACCCATACAAACAAACAGTGTAAAAAGTATTGATGCTGGTGTAACAACTAAAAAATCAAAAATAGCAATTTTAATACCCCGATTTAATAATTTTATTAATCAAAATTTATTACAAGGTGCAATTGATACCTTACATAGAATTGGGAAAATACAAAAAAAAAATATTACTGTTATAAAAGTACCCGGATCATATGAAATTCCTATTATTGCAAATATCGTTTCTAGTTCATTAAAATATAATGGTATTATTGCTTTAGGTACAATTATAAAAGGCGAAACAGTACATTTTGATAAACTAGCAACTGATATTACCGCTCAAATATCGAATATTAGCATCAAGAATAATATACCAATCGCATTGGGTATTTTAATGACTGAAAATATTGAGCAAGCTATACATCGATCAGGTACAAAATTAGGTAATAAAGGTATTGAAGCAGCATTAACAATATTAGAAATGATTAATATTATTAAAATACTGCAAGAGTTATAA
- the fbaA gene encoding class II fructose-bisphosphate aldolase — translation MNKIYNITSGVIFGQDIHNIFRFAKEKKFAIPAINCTNLDTINTVLETASVVKAPVIIQLSYGGSIFIAGQMIGVSNIQKATLGAISAAKHVHRVAKYYNVPVILHTDHCHIDILPWVENLINISTKHVQKKGYPLFSSHMLDLSKEPIKKNIEICSHFLNNIKNNNMFLEIELGCTGGEEDGINNQNIKPELLYTKPEDVNYAYEKLINISSNFTIAASFGNVHGVYKPGNVQLKPEILYDTQQYIYKKHNLQKNPIYFVFHGGSGSSVININKSIDYGVVKMNIDTDIQWAAWQGILKYYKKYKVYLQTQLGNPNNRYEPNKKYYDPRTWTKKSQKQISQKLIQIFHTLHAYDLW, via the coding sequence ATGAACAAAATATATAATATTACATCCGGAGTAATTTTTGGACAAGATATACATAACATATTTAGATTTGCAAAAGAAAAAAAATTTGCTATACCAGCTATTAATTGTACAAACTTAGATACTATCAATACAGTACTAGAAACTGCATCCGTCGTCAAAGCACCGGTCATTATTCAACTTTCTTACGGTGGTTCTATTTTTATTGCGGGGCAAATGATTGGCGTTTCTAATATTCAAAAAGCAACATTAGGAGCAATTTCTGCAGCAAAACATGTACATCGTGTTGCAAAATACTATAATGTTCCCGTAATCTTACATACTGATCATTGTCATATAGATATTTTACCATGGGTTGAAAACTTAATTAACATTAGCACAAAACACGTTCAAAAAAAAGGATATCCTCTGTTTTCTTCACATATGCTTGATTTATCAAAAGAACCAATTAAAAAAAATATAGAAATCTGTAGCCATTTTTTAAATAATATAAAAAATAATAATATGTTTCTAGAAATAGAACTTGGTTGTACCGGGGGAGAAGAAGATGGTATAAATAATCAAAATATAAAACCTGAATTATTATATACAAAACCTGAAGATGTAAATTATGCATATGAAAAACTCATAAATATTAGTTCTAATTTCACTATTGCCGCATCTTTTGGAAATGTACATGGAGTATATAAACCAGGTAATGTACAATTAAAACCAGAAATTTTATATGATACACAACAATATATTTATAAAAAACATAATTTACAAAAAAACCCAATTTATTTCGTTTTTCATGGAGGATCTGGATCATCTGTTATTAATATTAACAAATCAATTGATTATGGTGTAGTTAAAATGAATATTGATACTGATATACAATGGGCAGCCTGGCAAGGTATTTTAAAATATTACAAAAAATATAAAGTATATTTACAAACACAATTAGGTAATCCGAACAATCGATATGAACCTAATAAAAAATATTATGATCCAAGAACATGGACAAAAAAATCACAAAAACAAATATCTCAAAAATTAATACAAATTTTTCATACACTACATGCATATGATTTATGGTAA
- the nusB gene encoding transcription antitermination factor NusB, whose amino-acid sequence MNPTLRRRARKYAVQALYTWEISRNDIMDVKQQYLKHINTKKVDIQYFSEIITAVINNYKNIDTKITSCLSRKLQEIGQIEKAILRLSFYELYNRTDIPYKVSINESIELAKLFGSENSHKFVNGVLQNAANQINR is encoded by the coding sequence ATGAACCCAACACTCAGAAGACGCGCAAGAAAATATGCAGTACAAGCACTTTACACTTGGGAAATATCACGTAATGATATTATGGATGTTAAACAACAATACTTGAAACACATTAATACTAAAAAAGTGGATATACAATATTTTTCTGAAATAATTACAGCAGTAATTAACAATTATAAAAATATAGATACTAAAATTACATCATGTTTAAGTAGAAAATTACAAGAAATTGGACAAATAGAAAAAGCAATATTAAGGCTATCTTTCTATGAATTATATAATCGAACAGATATTCCATACAAAGTATCAATTAATGAAAGTATTGAATTAGCGAAATTATTTGGATCAGAAAATAGTCATAAATTTGTTAATGGTGTACTTCAAAATGCAGCTAATCAAATTAATCGCTAA
- the asd gene encoding aspartate-semialdehyde dehydrogenase yields MKNTVGFIGWRGMVGSVLIQRMIEENNFDNIHAVFFSTSESGKPGPNIQGSNILQDAYNFDCLLTMDIIVSCQGGKYTDSTYQKLRGLGWNGYWIDAASSLRLHEDAIIVLDPINLQEMYDAINVGVKTFVGGNCTVSLMLMALGGLFFNNLIEWVLFSTYQAASGAGSKHIIELIRQMGYLYQSVSDNLEKKQCSILEIEKIMSKSTQDINFPKQEFLAPLAGNVLPWIDCAVQDNQTREEWKVQVEANKILNSNYMIPIDGTCARVGTFRCHSQAFTIKLKKDLSYSNIYDILKEQNNWIKIIPNNMHSTLNLLTPFAVTGTLNIAVGRIRKLKIGQNLLSIFSVGDQLLWGAAEPLRRTLMILLSI; encoded by the coding sequence ATGAAAAATACTGTTGGTTTCATTGGATGGAGAGGTATGGTAGGTTCTGTATTAATACAGCGTATGATTGAAGAAAATAACTTTGATAATATTCATGCTGTATTTTTTTCAACATCAGAATCAGGAAAACCTGGTCCAAATATTCAAGGTAGTAATATATTACAGGATGCATATAATTTTGATTGTTTGTTAACTATGGATATTATTGTATCATGTCAAGGCGGAAAATATACTGATTCTACTTATCAAAAATTACGTGGTTTAGGTTGGAATGGATATTGGATTGATGCGGCTTCTTCATTAAGATTACATGAAGATGCAATTATTGTATTAGATCCAATTAATTTACAGGAAATGTATGATGCTATTAATGTTGGAGTAAAAACTTTTGTTGGTGGTAACTGTACTGTGAGTTTAATGTTAATGGCATTAGGTGGATTATTTTTTAATAATTTAATTGAATGGGTATTATTTTCGACATATCAGGCTGCTTCTGGGGCAGGTTCTAAACACATTATTGAACTTATTCGGCAAATGGGTTATTTATATCAATCTGTTTCAGATAATCTTGAGAAAAAGCAGTGTTCAATTTTAGAGATTGAAAAAATTATGTCAAAATCTACACAAGATATTAATTTTCCTAAGCAAGAATTTTTGGCGCCGTTAGCAGGTAATGTTTTGCCTTGGATTGATTGTGCTGTACAAGATAATCAAACTCGAGAAGAATGGAAAGTTCAAGTTGAAGCGAATAAAATCTTAAATTCTAATTATATGATTCCAATAGATGGTACTTGTGCTCGAGTTGGTACTTTTCGTTGTCATAGTCAAGCATTTACTATAAAATTAAAAAAAGATTTATCATATTCTAATATTTATGATATTTTAAAAGAGCAAAATAATTGGATTAAAATTATCCCTAATAATATGCATTCAACATTAAATTTATTAACACCGTTCGCTGTAACTGGAACATTAAATATTGCTGTTGGTAGGATTAGGAAATTAAAAATAGGTCAAAATTTGTTATCTATTTTTAGTGTTGGTGATCAATTATTATGGGGTGCTGCAGAACCATTACGTAGAACATTAATGATTTTATTAAGCATATAA
- a CDS encoding phosphoglycerate kinase, with product MKDIDLYNKRVLIRVDFNVPIHNKIILSDSRIQASIPTIQYALNKNAKVILMSHLGRPKEGQYDATLCMKPIVEYLKKIFYKNKIHYSDHIKPVTIQSGELLILENVRFNIGEKNNDDKLSKQYANLCDIFVMDAFGSAHRKEASTYGVGMFSKIACAGLLLSAEIKALTHALKNPKRPMISIVGGAKISTKFKLLNTLSKISDTVIVGGGIANTFLAIDYNIGRSLYEPKFIPLAKKIRDQNNILIPIDSRVGTEFSKNSPAFVKQPSQIHNHEEIMDIGDASIENMSQIIKQAKTILWNGPMGVFEFPNFSVGTRALAKNIACSQSFCIAGGGETINVIHMFNIKNKISYISTGGGAFLEFVEGKKLPAIQMLEYMNK from the coding sequence ATGAAAGATATTGATTTATATAATAAAAGAGTCCTAATTCGTGTAGATTTCAATGTACCGATACATAATAAAATAATACTATCAGATAGTCGCATTCAAGCAAGTATTCCAACTATCCAGTATGCTTTAAATAAAAACGCCAAAGTAATACTAATGTCACATTTAGGTCGTCCAAAAGAAGGACAATACGATGCAACACTCTGCATGAAACCTATTGTAGAATATTTAAAAAAAATATTTTATAAAAATAAAATTCATTATAGTGATCATATCAAACCAGTTACGATACAATCAGGTGAATTACTAATATTAGAAAACGTCCGATTTAATATAGGTGAAAAAAATAACGATGATAAGTTATCTAAACAATATGCAAATTTATGTGATATATTTGTTATGGATGCTTTTGGAAGTGCACATAGAAAAGAGGCGTCTACATATGGAGTAGGTATGTTTTCTAAAATAGCATGTGCTGGATTATTATTAAGCGCTGAAATAAAAGCTTTAACACATGCCTTAAAAAATCCTAAACGACCGATGATATCTATTGTAGGAGGGGCAAAAATATCTACAAAATTTAAATTATTAAACACACTTTCAAAAATCTCTGATACCGTGATTGTCGGAGGCGGAATTGCAAATACATTTTTAGCTATTGATTATAATATCGGACGATCATTATATGAACCAAAATTTATCCCATTAGCAAAAAAAATACGAGACCAAAACAACATATTGATACCAATTGACTCAAGAGTAGGAACAGAATTTTCAAAAAATAGCCCTGCTTTTGTAAAACAGCCATCACAAATCCATAATCATGAAGAAATAATGGATATAGGAGATGCAAGTATTGAAAATATGAGCCAAATTATCAAACAAGCAAAGACCATTCTTTGGAATGGACCAATGGGAGTATTTGAATTTCCAAATTTTTCAGTAGGAACTAGAGCACTTGCAAAAAATATTGCATGTAGTCAATCCTTTTGTATTGCAGGCGGCGGCGAAACAATTAACGTTATTCATATGTTTAATATAAAAAATAAGATATCTTACATTTCAACAGGAGGTGGGGCATTTTTGGAATTTGTCGAAGGTAAAAAATTACCTGCAATACAAATGTTAGAATATATGAATAAATAA